A portion of the Fulvia fulva chromosome 1, complete sequence genome contains these proteins:
- a CDS encoding tRNA ligase 1, translating to MAYRDEAPYRPQDVQEVAEMLRALEGNKGKGKSKGAFSTKKNTFEVAGTDITVDSWKMQEWDYKKPHLPTYARGLFTTRTRKGQPEIATRGYDKFFNHGEVRETEWQNVEQNTRGPYELSVKENGCIIFISGLEDGTLLVCSKHSTGSRGDTETSHAQAGERWVERHLASVGKTKQDLAMKLRQMNATAVAELCDDEFEEHVLAYAPETAGLYLHGINLNLPEFATYPHHLVDQFADEWGFKKTQYVIKDNIHEVKDFLDKVAETGNYEARDTEGFVIRCQSKANTNVWHDWFFKYKFEEPYLMYRQWRECTKAIIGGRETKYKKHKQITEKYIDFARRQLHGNPQLAKEYNLNHGIIKMRDDFLAEVGLRGYDIIRQEEQQGEVSNDAAHRDIILVPVATIGCGKTTVALALCKLFGWGHIQNDNITVKRGKPQAFAQACAQELVEHSAMVADRNNHQRRERRQLIEDVQKIVPNTRFVALHFVHDRGNYNNIRAALQDRVLSRGDNHQTIHTSRGAGEIIGIMEGFLHRFEPVNPEAEPDDAFDTVVDLDPISSSRQNLETVISRLYTEYPKLFGDQDMPTSDDMDAAIEAAMHDYQVDLKHEIKGRDDRGKGNKNSNAHPNAAANGAAKPKERKVEYFATQLPAARVSSVLQAMFADAPADVARMYNTLKNQRRIQSEFHVTLIHRATASQHADQWAHLNDLHTKASAPTPSRDFVLPDAKIGTSKVRLERLVWDDRIMAFVVRLSPAEGSTELFNSVNQTAHVTVGTASPDVKPKESNDLLARWLREGSGQNGIYEMTVKGNVELEGVVKGVLSR from the coding sequence ATGGCATACCGCGATGAAGCGCCGTATCGGCCTCAAGATGTGCAGGAAGTGGCTGAAATGCTCCGAGCACTTGAAGGCAACAAAGGTAAAGGCAAATCCAAGGGTGCATTCTCGACCAAGAAGAATACCTTCGAGGTAGCCGGGACCGACATCACTGTCGACTCGTGGAAGATGCAAGAATGGGACTACAAGAAGCCGCACCTGCCAACATATGCCCGAGGCTTGTTCACAACCCGGACTCGCAAGGGCCAACCGGAGATCGCCACCAGAGGATACGACAAGTTCTTCAATCACGGAGAGGTTCGGGAGACCGAGTGGCAGAACGTAGAGCAGAACACACGTGGACCTTACGAATTGAGCGTCAAGGAGAACGGGTGCATCATTTTCATTTCAGGCCTCGAGGACGGAACACTCTTGGTATGTAGCAAGCACTCAACTGGATCTCGAGGAGACACGGAGACGAGCCACGCACAAGCTGGAGAGAGGTGGGTCGAGCGCCATCTTGCCAGTGTTGGGAAGACCAAGCAGGACTTGGCCATGAAGCTGCGACAGATGAACGCCACTGCTGTTGCAGAACTTTGCGACGATGAGTTCGAGGAACACGTCCTTGCATATGCTCCAGAGACTGCCGGACTCTATCTGCATGGCATCAATCTGAATCTGCCAGAGTTTGCAACATATCCACATCACCTCGTCGACCAGTTCGCAGACGAATGGGGTTTCAAGAAGACGCAATATGTCATCAAGGACAACATCCACGAAGTCAAAGACTTTCTCGACAAGGTCGCGGAGACTGGCAACTACGAAGCTCGCGATACTGAGGGCTTCGTCATACGCTGCCAATCAAAAGCGAATACCAACGTCTGGCACGATTGGTTCTTCAAGTACAAGTTCGAGGAGCCTTACCTGATGTATCGACAGTGGCGCGAGTGTACTAAGGCTATCATCGGCGGCCGTGAGACCAAGTACAAGAAGCACAAGCAAATCACGGAGAAATACATCGACTTCGCTCGCAGGCAACTTCATGGCAACCCGCAGCTTGCGAAGGAGTACAACCTGAACCATGGCATCATCAAGATGCGAGACGACTTCCTAGCTGAGGTCGGCCTGCGAGGCTACGACATCATCCGTCAGGAAGAGCAGCAAGGAGAAGTGTCAAACGACGCCGCGCATCGAGACATTATTCTTGTTCCTGTGGCCACCATCGGCTGTGGCAAGACCACCGTCGCTCTAGCCTTGTGCAAACTATTTGGCTGGGGTCACATCCAGAACGACAACATCACCGTGAAGAGAGGCAAGCCTCAGGCATTCGCCCAAGCATGCGCACAGGAGCTAGTCGAACACTCTGCCATGGTGGCAGACCGTAACAACCACCAACGAAGAGAGCGAAGACAGCTGATCGAAGACGTCCAGAAGATTGTCCCGAACACGCGCTTCGTTGCACTGCACTTCGTTCATGATCGCGGCAACTACAACAATATCCGAGCCGCTCTTCAAGATCGTGTGTTGTCCAGAGGAGACAATCACCAGACGATCCACACCAGCAGGGGCGCGGGTGAGATTATTGGCATCATGGAAGGCTTCCTGCATCGCTTCGAGCCAGTCAACCCCGAGGCAGAACCCGACGATGCTTTCGACACAGTCGTCGATCTCGACCCAATCTCGTCGTCTAGACAGAACCTAGAAACCGTCATCTCGCGACTCTACACAGAGTACCCCAAGCTTTTTGGCGACCAGGACATGCCAACTAGCGACGATATGGATGCCGCCATCGAAGCTGCCATGCACGATTACCAAGTCGACCTTAAGCACGAGATCAAGGGTCGCGATGACCGCGGCAAAGGCAACAAAAACTCGAACGCACATCCCAACGCTGCGGCAAACGGCGCGGCGAAACCAAAGGAACGCAAGGTCGAGTACTTCGCCACACAACTACCTGCAGCTCGCGTGTCCTCTGTCCTCCAAGCCATGTTCGCCGATGCCCCAGCCGACGTTGCGAGAATGTACAACACCCTGAAGAACCAGCGCCGCATCCAGAGTGAATTCCACGTTACCCTGATCCACCGCGCAACAGCCAGCCAGCACGCAGATCAATGGGCACACCTCAACGACCTCCACACCAAAGCCTCAGCACCAACGCCATCCCGAGACTTTGTGCTCCCGGATGCAAAGATCGGCACGAGCAAGGTCCGCCTGGAGCGCCTGGTGTGGGACGACAGGATCATGGCGTTTGTGGTTCGTCTCAGCCCTGCTGAGGGTAGCACGGAGCTGTTCAATTCTGTGAACCAGACTGCGCACGTCACAGTCGGCACGGCATCGCCGGATGTCAAGCCTAAGGAGTCGAATGATTTGCTCGCTCGGTGGTTGCGGGAGGGGAGTGGGCAGAATGGGATTTATGAGATGACTGTTAAGGGGAATGTTGAGCTTGAGGGAGTGGTCAAGGGGGTACTTTCGAGGTGA
- a CDS encoding TATA-binding protein-associated factor mot1, with protein MTTSRLDRLVTLLETGSTQLIRNTAAQQLADVQKNHPDELFNLLTRVVPYLRSPSWDTRTAAAKAIGGIVDHAEKYDPNATLDDVKPDLEANSNAVKTENGSAEASPEQLQLATLDVEAILTNGKELLGSAGKRYDFKLAGLTPAERLAHQKKTLTARLGLGGEYTEDDLVDEKDIAIRPSSFTTPALPRLDTDANQQSLDDATMKSPEDMPPQTPAGGEMSKRQLNMLKRRRKEELKRDNKKFKYDLGPQRGSTSVANTPIDDVKQEVKQENQENGNADYFSLERKGGDDDSKVVSEFKGAPIPEKSTLIADAEEDGNEWPFERLCEFLTVDLFDPQWEIRHGAAMGLREIVRVHGAGAGRLASKTQDENDALNRAWLDDMACRICCVFMLDRFADYVSDNAVAPIRETAGQVLGAVLQYLPASSVHEVNRILHRLVMQKDLKVTRRIWHACHGGMIGMRYMVAVRTDLLFQDRSLMDGVLECVIKGLGDQDDDVRSVSAATLIPVAKEFINVRLDELSHLISVVWECLSSLSDDLSASTGAVMDLLAKLCSFPEVLAAMKQNAATDPEQSFDELVPRLYPFLRHTITSVRSAVLRALLTFINIEGTDTKGWINGKALRLVYQNLLVERNDGVLKLSLDVWNALSDALAVRGPNAFKEEFEPHALPLAALTVHPIGISRHPIPMDATLFIKPSGQTYAPLASAHRQSPVNGSEPAKKRRKSDKKESSAPPPAPTTAHNIDAAIMQGDVDLVGTDVMMRTRIFATRAFGKALSLYPETDREPLFGLKLLPNLKSIYGTTQLFTAMVMEYYALNAKEKGPMFDVASAELRVLVEEDRPGWYSDLSSYLRIARAQCQQLLNTFQEAGTAGSKLPIVAVVCQGEPEAGKNAFSIADAEKIVTQDFEKLKKGLSTVQRMSAADNLHGAKRDAEHAIKEVQSAKAQADLRIRSSAAAALVAFQNIPKKPQFTIKALMDSVKEEENTDLQHRSATAISGLITQLVANERHKVVEKVVGNLVKFCCMETGETPEFHPNADKEAGILSLQKDEDIQDRPDAAQHEREVRAARITRRGAKDALEQLCHTFGPDVFVRVPKLQAIIAEPIRQCFTADLPQDISDPDMTLGQEAVDALSTLRALIATLDPSLHGWVLELLPYVGRALQCKLAVLRYIAAKCFASVCSVITVQGFTMLVEQVIPTISNAHEVVYRQGAIECIYHLIQVMGDGILPYVIFLLVPVLGRMSDPDSGVRLIATTAFATLVKLVPLEAGIPDPPGLPQALLEGRDRERKFIAQMLDPKKVEPFTIPVAIKAELRSYQQEGVNWLAFLNRYHLHGVLCDDMGLGKTLQTLCIVASDHHIRAEEFAKTQAPDMRRMPSLIVCPPTLTGHWKQEIRTYAPFLTAVAYAGPPSERGKVRDQLATADVVITSYDISRNDVDILAAINWNYLVLDEGHLIKNPKAKVTIAVKRLASNHRLILSGTPIQNNVLELWSLFDFLMPGFLGTEKVFQERFAKPIAASRFAKSSSKEQEAGALAVESLHKQVLPFLLRRLKEEVLNDLPPKILQNYYCDLSDLQKRLFDDFTKKEAKSLQDMAGNPDKEAKTHIFQALQYMRKLCNSPAMVMKEGHKQYAATQALLAKENSSIKDPKHAPKLTALRDLLVDCGIGADQGDSNAVPTADQAVSQHRALIFCQMKEMLDMVENTVLKKMLPGVTFSRMDGSVEASKRQDIVNRFNSDPSIDCLLLTTSVGGLGLNLTGADTVIFVEHDWNPQKDLQAMDRAHRIGQKKVVNVYRLVTRGTLEEKILNLQRFKIDVASTVVNQQNAGLGTMETDQILDLFNLGETDPNLSISDKPEANGVDESNAVDAEGNMREKGKKGILDELSELWDDKQYEEEFNLDGFLKTMKA; from the exons ATGACGACTTCACG ACTTGACCGACTGGTCACACTGCTCGAGACTGGCAGCACTCAGCTCATCCGTAATACTGCTGCGCAGCAGCTCGCAGACGTTCAGAAGAACCATCCAGACGAACTCTTTAATCTACTAACACGAGTTGTCCCTTATCTACGATCACCGTCATGGGACACAAGGACCGCTGCTGCCAAAGCTATTGGCGGTATCGTGGACCACGCAGAAAAGTACGACCCTAATGCCACCTTGGACGATGTGAAACCGGACCTTGAAGCGAACAGCAACGCCGTCAAGACAGAGAATGGCTCTGCGGAGGCTTCTCCGGAGCAGTTGCAGCTTGCAACCCTGGACGTCGAGGCAATCCTGACCAACGGCAAAGAGTTGCTTGGCAGTGCTGGAAAGCGATATGACTTCAAGCTTGCCGGCCTCACTCCCGCAGAGCGTCTGGCGCATCAGAAGAAGACGCTCACTGCCCGTCTTGGCTTGGGCGGGGAGTACACCGAAGACGACCTGGTCGACGAGAAAGACATTGCCATCCGACCCTCTTCATTCACCACACCTGCTCTTCCGAGACTCGATACTGACGCAAATCAGCAGAGTCTCGACGATGCTACAATGAAGTCTCCCGAAGACATGCCTCCTCAGACGCCAGCAGGAGGCGAAATGAGTAAGCGCCAGCTCAACATGCTCAAGCGGCGGCGCAAAGAGGAGCTCAAGCGTGACAACAAGAAGTTCAAGTACGATCTAGGTCCGCAACGTGGGTCGACGAGTGTGGCAAATACTCCCATCGACGACGTCAAACAAGAAGTCAAGCAGGAGAATCAGGAGAACGGCAACGCTGACTACTTTTCGCTTGAGCGTAAAGGTGGTGACGATGACAGCAAAGTTGTGTCAGAGTTCAAAGGCGCCCCTATCCCGGAAAAGTCCACTCTCATAGCCGACGCTGAAGAGGACGGAAACGAATGGCCCTTCGAACGGCTGTGCGAGTTTCTGACTGTCGACCTGTTCGATCCACAATGGGAGATACGACACGGTGCTGCCATGGGTCTTCGCGAGATCGTACGTGTACACGGCGCAGGCGCTGGACGCCTCGCTAGCAAAACCCAGGACGAGAATGATGCACTCAATCGAGCTTGGCTAGACGACATGGCCTGCCGGATATGTTGTGTCTTCATGCTTGATCGTTTCGCAGACTACGTCTCGGACAATGCCGTTGCGCCGATCCGAGAGACTGCTGGTCAGGTTCTCGGTGCAGTGCTGCAGTACCTACCAGCATCGTCAGTGCACGAGGTCAATCGTATACTGCATCGACTCGTCATGCAGAAAGATCTGAAGGTTACGCGACGCATCTGGCATGCTTGTCACGGCGGTATGATTGGCATGCGCTACATGGTTGCGGTTCGCACGGATCTGCTGTTCCAGGATCGCTCTCTGATGGACGGAGTACTCGAATGTGTCATCAAAGGCCTTGGCGATCAAGACGATGATGTACGCTCTGTCAGTGCTGCAACTCTGATCCCAGTGGCGAAAGAGTTCATCAACGTCCGATTAGATGAGCTTAGCCACTTGATCAGTGTGGTGTGGGAGTGTCTTTCAAGCCTCTCGGATGACCTCAGTGCCAGCACTGGCGCAGTCATGGATCTCCTTGCGAAGCTTTGCAGTTTCCCAGAAGTACTCGCTGCCATGAAGCAGAACGCTGCCACGGATCCTGAGCAATCTTTCGACGAGCTCGTACCACGACTCTACCCGTTTCTGCGACATACAATCACGAGTGTTCGCTCTGCCGTACTTCGAGCCTTGCTGACTTTCATCAACATCGAGGGTACTGATACCAAAGGCTGGATCAACGGCAAAGCGCTTCGCTTGGTGTATCAAAACCTTCTGGTGGAACGCAACGATGGAGTGCTGAAGTTGTCACTCGACGTCTGGAACGCGCTGTCCGATGCACTTGCCGTACGAGGGCCGAATGCCTTCAAAGAAGAGTTCGAGCCACATGCTCTACCACTTGCGGCGCTCACGGTTCACCCTATTGGTATCAGCCGACATCCGATTCCCATGGACGCGACCCTGTTCATCAAGCCATCTGGCCAGACCTACGCACCACTGGCCAGCGCTCATCGTCAGTCACCAGTCAACGGATCTGAGCCAGCTAAAAAGCGCCGGAAATCCGACAAGAAAGAAAGCTCTGCACCTCCGCCAGCGCCCACCACTGCCCACAACATCGATGCGGCAATCATGCAGGGTGACGTGGACTTGGTCGGAACTGATGTTATGATGAGAACCCGAATCTTTGCGACTCGTGCTTTTGGTAAAGCATTATCTTTATACCCTGAAACGGATCGTGAACCTCTATTTGGGCTCAAGTTACTACCCAACCTGAAGTCGATCTACGGCACTACCCAGCTGTTCACTGCAATGGTTATGGAGTACTACGCTTTGAACGCGAAGGAGAAAGGTCCAATGTTTGACGTAGCTTCTGCCGAGCTCCGGGTACTGGTGGAAGAGGATCGACCAGGCTGGTACAGCGATCTGTCGAGCTACTTGCGCATTGCTCGAGCACAGTGTCAGCAACTGTTGAACACCTTCCAAGAAGCTGGCACAGCTGGTAGCAAGCTCCCCATCGTCGCAGTGGTCTGTCAAGGCGAGCCGGAGGCAGGAAAGAATGCATTTTCCATTGCAGATGCAGAGAAGATCGTGACCCAAGATTTCGAGAAGCTGAAGAAAGGGTTATCAACAGTGCAGAGAATGTCAGCTGCGGACAACCTGCACGGGGCAAAAAGGGATGCTGAGCATGCAATCAAAGAAGTGCAGAGCGCAAAAGCACAAGCCGATTTGCGCATTCGCTCGTCAGCAGCAGCGGCTCTGGTTGCATTCCAAAATATACCCAAGAAGCCTCAGTTCACGATCAAGGCGTTGATGGACAGCGTCAAAGAAGAGGAAAACACGGATCTCCAACATCGTTCGGCGACAGCGATATCCGGCCTCATCACGCAGCTCGTTGCAAACGAACGTCATAAGGTGGTGGAGAAGGTCGTTGGCAATCTCGTGAAGTTCTGCTGCATGGAGACTGGCGAGACTCCCGAGTTCCATCCCAATGCGGATAAAGAAGCTGGGATATTGTCCCTTCAGAAGGACGAAGACATCCAGGACCGCCCCGATGCCGCGCAGCACGAGCGTGAGGTCAGAGCTGCGAGGATTACTCGTCGCGGAGCAAAGGATGCCCTGGAGCAATTATGCCACACTTTTGGTCCCGACGTCTTCGTGCGGGTGCCAAAACTTCAAGCCATCATCGCGGAGCCCATCCGACAATGCTTCACCGCGGATCTCCCCCAAGACATCAGCGATCCCGATATGACACTCGGTCAGGAAGCTGTAGATGCATTGTCGACTTTAAGAGCGCTCATAGCCACGCTTGATCCCTCGCTGCATGGCTGGGTGCTGGAGTTGCTGCCCTATGTGGGCAGGGCTCTACAATGCAAActcgccgttctacgctacATCGCCGCGAAGTGCTTTGCGAGCGTGTGCAGTGTCATTACTGTACAAGGTTTCACAATGCTCGTGGAACAGGTGATACCTACGATCAGCAACGCCCACGAAGTCGTCTATCGGCAAGGCGCCATCGAGTGCATCTACCACCTGATACAGGTCATGGGAGATGGCATACTACCATATGTCATCTTCCTCCTGGTGCCTGTGCTTGGGCGCATGAGTGATCCCGACAGTGGCGTGCGACTCATCGCGACCACCGCTTTTGCGACGCTCGTGAAGCTCGTTCCCTTGGAAGCTGGTATACCTGACCCACCTGGTCTGCCTCAAGCTTTGCTAGAGGGACGAGACAGGGAGCGCAAGTTCATCGCGCAGATGCTGGATCCGAAGAAGGTTGAGCCTTTCACGATTCCTGTTGCAATCAAAGCAGAACTTCGCTCCTATCAACAAGAAGGTGTCAACTGGCTGGCGTTCCTCAACCGTTACCACCTGCACGGCGTGCTCTGCGATGACATGGGTCTTGGAAAGACACTGCAGACTCTGTGCATTGTTGCAAGCGACCACCATATACGCGCTGAAGAGTTCGCGAAGACACAAGCACCGGACATGAGGCGAATGCCATCCCTCATTGTCTGCCCACCAACGTTGACCGGACACTGGAAGCAAGAGATTCGTACATATGCTCCTTTCCTCACAGCAGTCGCATATGCAGGCCCTCCCTCGGAACGTGGCAAGGTGCGCGATCAGCTGGCGACTGCAGATGTTGTAATCACATCTTACGACATTTCACGAAACGACGTTGACATCTTGGCGGCTATCAACTGGAACTATCTTGTACTGGACGAAGGGCATCTGATCAAGAACCCGAAGGCTAAAGTCACGATCGCAGTCAAGCGCTTGGCAAGCAACCACCGTCTCATCTTGTCTGGCACACCTATCCAGAATAACGTACTGGAACTTTGGTCGCTCTTCGACTTTTTGATGCCAGGCTTCCTCGGCACAGAGAAGGTCTTTCAAGAGCGTTTCGCGAAGCCAATCGCTGCCAGCCGATTCGCCAAGTCTTCGTCGAAAGAGCAAGAAGCTGGTGCGCTTGCCGTGGAGTCCTTGCATAAGCAAGTCCTGCCATTCCTGCTTCGACGCCTAAAGGAAGAAGTTCTGAACGACCTGCCGCCAAAGATCTTGCAGAACTACTACTGTGACCTCAGCGATCTTCAGAAGAGACTGTTTGATGACTTCACGAAGAAGGAGGCGAAATCTCTGCAGGATATGGCAGGCAACCCGGACAAGGAAGCGAAGACGCACATTTTCCAGGCCTTGCAGTACATGCGTAAACTTTGCAACTCTCCAGCCATGGTCATGAAAGAAGGACACAAGCAGTATGCTGCAACACAAGCATTGCTGGCGAAGGAGAACTCAAGCATCAAGGATCCGAAGCACGCACCGAAACTGACAGCTTTGCGAGATCTCCTCGTCGATTGCGGCATTGGAGCAGATCAAGGCGACTCAAACGCGGTGCCTACTGCAGATCAAGCAGTCTCGCAGCATCGAGCCCTCATCTTCTGCCAGATGAAAGAAATGCTCGACATGGTCGAGAACACTGTCCTGAAAAAGATGCTGCCGGGCGTGACATTCTCGCGCATGGACGGTTCCGTCGAAGCCTCCAAGCGACAGGACATTGTCAATCGCTTCAACTCGGATCCATCCATTGACTGTCTCCTCCTCACGACAAGTGTCGGAGGTCTAGGGCTCAACCTGACAGGTGCAGATACCGTAATCTTTGTCGAACACGACTGGAATCCACAAAAGGACCTACAAGCCATGGACCGCGCACATCGCATTGGACAGAAGAAGGTGGTCAACGTCTACCGACTCGTCACAAGAGGCACTCTTGAGGAAAAGATCCTCAACCTCCAACGTTTCAAAATCGACGTCGCATCGACTGTGGTTAATCAACAGAACGCCGGTCTCGGCACGATGGAGACGGACCAGATCCTGGACCTCTTCAACTTGGGGGAAACGGACCCGAATCTCTCCATCAGCGATAAGCCAGAGGCCAATGGCGTTGACGAGAGTAATGCTGTGGATGCGGAGGGCAATATGAGAGAGAAGGGGAAGAAGGGGATTCTCGATGAGCTTAGTGAGCTTTGGGATGATAAGCAGTATGAAGAGGAGTTTAATCTTGATGGGTTCCTCAAGACGATGAAGGCGTGA